The following coding sequences lie in one Streptomyces sp. NBC_00510 genomic window:
- a CDS encoding cell division protein FtsK, which yields MKHEDENDFFNRLEADLSSDFGGEVVDLDKARAARESADPRPDSDTDASSDAMDDPNAWRSGDASDDGGPTLVDAPGPTGPGVMERVRGARRRPVLPGWATSRPEFVNAAGWLAGYAGHSTAFHAVRLPWYAAVLTARAPVGFAKFVGASLRWVSDAEGDPLRRAAARREDAGEYLNLSRQRDRRVKLRGILFTLAAIVGPILALALWVLGPTWILAVAVAALVTVFGFAGAPADKPVVSHAVVATEVERLTSTVVERALGALGIAEVNKALGKGGEGIRFPAPITRDGPGWRADVDLPYGVTVTDILDRRDRLASGLRRPLGCVWPEPVADEHAGRMMLWVGDKALNKLPPVAGPLAKAGAVSLFKPVPFGLDQRGRPIDMTLMYDNVLIGAMPGMGKTFSLRLPLLAAALDPLAELLVWELKGTGDLEPLAKVAADYGSGPDDATAAAALDSIRYVYGDLERRAKVISSLPKDKCPENKVTPDLAAVRSLGLHPLVLAIDECQELFSHPEYGKEAGALCTGIIKRGRALGVILLLATQRPDKDSLPTSISANVGTRFCLRVMGQIENDMILGTSAYKNGIRATTFTKSDKGIGYLAGATDDPQIVRTYYLDNPAADRICERARTARKNAGTLTGLAAGEAPERREAADTLLDDVLAVVPSGEAKVWNDVAVDRLAELRPELYGPWGEMEPADKARQLTTALKPHGVSTGQVARRINGKTVNRTGFERAHIAAAIAERDRKRSAG from the coding sequence GTGAAGCACGAGGACGAGAACGACTTCTTCAACCGGTTGGAAGCCGACCTGTCGTCCGACTTCGGCGGTGAGGTGGTGGACCTGGACAAGGCCCGCGCCGCCCGCGAGTCGGCCGACCCCCGACCCGACTCCGACACCGACGCGTCGTCCGACGCGATGGACGACCCGAACGCTTGGCGGTCCGGTGACGCGTCGGACGACGGCGGGCCGACTTTGGTGGACGCCCCGGGGCCGACCGGTCCGGGCGTGATGGAGCGCGTACGGGGTGCGCGGCGTCGGCCGGTGCTGCCCGGGTGGGCGACCTCGCGGCCGGAGTTCGTGAACGCGGCCGGGTGGCTGGCCGGATACGCCGGGCACTCCACGGCGTTCCACGCGGTGCGCCTTCCCTGGTACGCAGCGGTGCTGACCGCCCGCGCGCCGGTGGGGTTCGCCAAGTTCGTCGGCGCCTCCCTGCGCTGGGTCTCCGACGCCGAGGGGGACCCGCTGCGTCGGGCCGCGGCCCGCCGTGAGGACGCCGGGGAGTACCTGAACCTGTCCCGGCAGCGGGACCGGCGGGTGAAGCTGCGCGGCATCCTGTTCACCCTCGCCGCGATCGTCGGCCCGATCCTGGCGCTCGCGCTGTGGGTGCTGGGCCCGACGTGGATCCTCGCCGTGGCCGTCGCAGCACTCGTGACGGTGTTCGGGTTCGCCGGGGCGCCGGCCGACAAGCCCGTCGTCTCCCACGCCGTGGTCGCCACCGAGGTGGAACGCCTCACCTCCACCGTCGTGGAACGCGCCCTCGGGGCGCTGGGCATTGCCGAGGTGAACAAGGCACTCGGCAAGGGCGGCGAGGGCATCCGCTTCCCCGCCCCGATCACCCGCGACGGCCCCGGCTGGCGCGCGGATGTCGACCTGCCCTACGGGGTGACGGTGACCGACATCCTCGACCGCCGGGACCGGCTCGCCTCCGGCCTGCGCCGCCCGCTCGGGTGCGTCTGGCCCGAGCCCGTCGCCGACGAGCACGCCGGCCGGATGATGCTGTGGGTCGGCGACAAGGCCCTCAACAAGCTGCCCCCGGTGGCCGGACCGCTGGCCAAGGCCGGCGCGGTGTCGCTGTTCAAGCCGGTCCCGTTCGGCCTTGACCAGCGCGGCCGGCCCATCGACATGACGCTGATGTACGACAACGTGCTCATCGGCGCCATGCCCGGCATGGGCAAGACGTTCTCGCTGCGCCTGCCGCTGCTCGCCGCCGCGCTGGACCCGCTGGCGGAGCTGCTGGTGTGGGAGTTGAAGGGCACCGGCGACCTGGAGCCCCTGGCGAAGGTGGCGGCCGACTACGGCTCCGGGCCGGACGACGCCACCGCCGCGGCGGCGCTGGACTCCATCCGCTACGTCTACGGCGACCTGGAACGCCGCGCCAAGGTGATCAGTTCGCTGCCGAAGGACAAGTGCCCGGAGAACAAGGTCACCCCCGACCTCGCCGCGGTGCGCTCGCTGGGCTTGCATCCGCTGGTCCTGGCGATAGACGAGTGCCAGGAACTGTTCTCCCACCCCGAGTACGGCAAGGAAGCCGGCGCGCTGTGCACCGGCATCATCAAGCGCGGCCGGGCCCTCGGAGTGATCCTGCTGCTGGCCACGCAGCGCCCGGACAAGGACAGCCTGCCCACCTCGATCAGCGCGAACGTGGGCACGCGGTTCTGCCTGCGGGTCATGGGTCAGATCGAGAACGACATGATCCTGGGGACTTCCGCGTACAAGAACGGGATCCGGGCGACGACGTTCACCAAGTCCGACAAGGGCATCGGCTACCTCGCCGGCGCCACCGACGATCCGCAGATCGTCCGGACCTACTACCTGGACAACCCGGCCGCGGACCGGATCTGCGAGCGGGCCCGCACTGCCCGCAAGAACGCCGGCACCCTCACCGGTCTCGCCGCAGGCGAGGCGCCGGAGCGCAGGGAGGCGGCGGACACGCTGCTGGACGACGTGCTCGCCGTCGTGCCCTCCGGCGAGGCGAAGGTGTGGAACGACGTCGCGGTGGACCGGCTCGCCGAACTCCGGCCGGAACTGTACGGGCCGTGGGGCGAGATGGAGCCTGCCGACAAGGCACGGCAGCTCACCACCGCACTCAAGCCCCACGGCGTGTCCACGGGGCAGGTCGCCCGCCGGATCAACGGCAAGACCGTCAACCGGACCGGCTTCGAGCGCGCCCACATCGCCGCGGCGATTGCGGAGCGTGACCGGAAGCGGTCCGCGGGCTGA
- a CDS encoding DUF2637 domain-containing protein, producing MSAPQKERPALPPLSGPERLLVAVAGLLGVGVGGVGLAMSFDTVSAAGARWGFATPEMLPLAIDLAIPVFTVVNLLLTRLDIALSWVRFVPWALTLVTCWLNIAAGQSVSAKIAHGTMPLLWVVLSEVVAHVYAARIGAVTGRRMEKIRRSRWLLAPVSTFVLWRRMTLWEITSYGDALARERERQLARADLRERHGRRWRSKTDRRTRVLLKLGETAPADTAPAPAPAETVAVPAVAPSGPKPAPRKRPGKPASKPARRSVDDVLSEAREVTAGWPVEHLTADRIRQAVSCGAAHARTAREALRAEREGGAGEPEAVAA from the coding sequence ATGAGCGCCCCGCAGAAGGAGCGGCCCGCACTGCCCCCGCTGTCTGGTCCGGAGCGGCTGTTAGTCGCTGTGGCGGGGCTGCTGGGCGTGGGGGTCGGCGGCGTGGGGCTGGCGATGTCGTTCGACACCGTGTCCGCGGCCGGAGCCCGGTGGGGCTTCGCCACGCCGGAGATGCTGCCGCTGGCCATCGACCTGGCGATTCCGGTGTTCACCGTGGTCAATCTGCTGCTGACCCGGCTGGACATCGCGCTGAGCTGGGTGCGGTTCGTGCCGTGGGCGCTGACCCTGGTCACCTGCTGGCTCAACATCGCGGCCGGTCAATCGGTTTCGGCGAAGATCGCGCACGGCACGATGCCGCTGCTGTGGGTGGTGCTGTCCGAGGTTGTCGCGCACGTCTACGCAGCGCGGATCGGCGCCGTGACCGGCAGGCGGATGGAGAAGATCCGCCGGTCCCGGTGGCTGCTCGCCCCGGTGAGCACGTTCGTGCTGTGGCGGCGGATGACGCTGTGGGAGATCACCTCCTACGGCGATGCTCTCGCCCGGGAGCGGGAGCGGCAGTTGGCCCGCGCGGATCTGCGGGAGCGGCACGGCCGGCGGTGGCGGTCCAAGACGGATCGGCGTACGCGGGTGCTGCTCAAGCTGGGCGAGACGGCACCGGCCGACACCGCCCCGGCACCCGCCCCCGCTGAGACCGTGGCTGTACCTGCGGTGGCGCCGTCCGGGCCGAAGCCGGCACCGCGCAAGCGCCCGGGGAAGCCGGCGTCCAAGCCGGCCCGCCGGAGCGTCGATGACGTGCTGAGCGAAGCCCGCGAGGTCACGGCCGGTTGGCCGGTAGAGCACCTGACGGCCGACCGGATCCGGCAGGCCGTGAGCTGCGGCGCCGCCCACGCCCGTACGGCCCGCGAGGCCCTGCGCGCCGAGCGCGAGGGTGGCGCGGGTGAGCCGGAGGCGGTGGCAGCATGA
- a CDS encoding GntR family transcriptional regulator: MDWKPERPPTAKEIAARFRDNLADGLYSPGSRLPGAKGLAKELDVSLMTVQSAYKQLADDGLVEGRPGSGTYVIDPREGEPTAAKMAAGLRELQDQLTHVTSQLSELRRRVEHLETVRSGGADENQ, translated from the coding sequence ATGGACTGGAAGCCGGAGAGACCCCCGACCGCCAAGGAGATCGCTGCCCGGTTCCGCGACAACCTCGCGGACGGCCTGTACTCGCCCGGGAGCCGCCTCCCCGGGGCCAAGGGTCTGGCCAAGGAGTTGGACGTCTCGCTCATGACGGTGCAGAGCGCGTACAAGCAGCTTGCGGACGACGGCCTGGTAGAGGGTCGGCCAGGAAGCGGCACGTACGTCATCGACCCACGCGAGGGCGAGCCCACAGCCGCCAAAATGGCTGCCGGACTCCGCGAACTGCAAGACCAGCTGACTCATGTCACCTCCCAGCTCTCCGAACTTCGGCGCCGGGTCGAACATCTGGAGACTGTCCGCTCCGGCGGCGCTGACGAGAACCAGTAA
- a CDS encoding GGDEF domain-containing protein, whose translation MSALIAATMAAGPLVAGWSVHLWWLRRRLESARRDPLTGLWTREGFARRAAVLLRDPRAVVVLADVDHFKHVNDTHGHAAGDALLRATAGRLAHYTGPTGVAGRLGGDEFAAVVIDRHGMADDMLAVLGSVLARPAEGLDPAVHTTVSLGWARVTDFPGEGLPELLRRADEAMYAAKRAHAGVRRAGIGRLFATVAGRRSGRRGAVA comes from the coding sequence ATGAGCGCCCTGATTGCCGCCACCATGGCCGCTGGTCCGCTGGTGGCCGGGTGGTCGGTGCACCTGTGGTGGTTGCGGCGGCGGCTGGAGTCGGCCCGCCGCGACCCGCTGACCGGCCTGTGGACCCGCGAGGGGTTCGCCCGCCGCGCCGCGGTACTGCTGCGCGACCCGCGGGCGGTAGTGGTGCTGGCGGACGTGGACCACTTCAAGCACGTCAACGACACCCACGGGCACGCTGCCGGGGATGCGCTGCTGCGGGCGACCGCGGGCCGCCTGGCCCACTACACCGGCCCCACGGGAGTGGCGGGCAGGCTCGGGGGCGATGAGTTCGCTGCGGTGGTGATCGACCGGCACGGCATGGCGGACGACATGCTCGCCGTACTCGGCAGCGTCCTGGCACGGCCCGCTGAGGGGCTTGACCCGGCGGTGCACACCACGGTCTCGCTCGGTTGGGCGAGGGTCACGGACTTCCCCGGCGAGGGCCTGCCGGAGTTGCTGCGCCGGGCCGATGAAGCGATGTACGCCGCCAAGCGCGCCCACGCCGGTGTGAGGCGGGCGGGGATCGGGCGGCTGTTCGCCACCGTGGCTGGCCGCCGTTCCGGGCGCCGCGGAGCGGTGGCGTGA